One Calothrix sp. PCC 6303 genomic window carries:
- a CDS encoding TRAFAC clade GTPase domain-containing protein, translating into MRIVEIGHEGVGKTTFMASMYGTLQKSIEGFSLRASHVNDHNRLIKLSTDIKQKKYPTPTDQRQEYKFYLQYQNKDIFPFTWADYRGGAIRETQDSEQATLLQKDLQQADGILIFCDCQALVQRDSRKNQIGRMTALITNALKNIERPIGLAVVLTKADLVNELNEDDFKIFEGLSKAIKASTYIASMMIPVACGPEPINVELPLLFVLYIGVFIQANYLTKEINEHKQMAEYYEKQTYGFGGFVQELWDIFQGNTTYREMSQESLEKATTKYKELEPLIEPVEALKKYLSISE; encoded by the coding sequence ATGAGAATTGTGGAGATTGGTCATGAAGGAGTTGGTAAAACAACATTCATGGCATCTATGTACGGTACTTTACAAAAAAGTATTGAAGGATTCAGTTTGCGAGCAAGTCACGTAAACGATCACAATAGGCTAATAAAACTTTCAACAGATATTAAACAGAAAAAGTATCCAACCCCAACCGATCAAAGGCAAGAGTATAAATTTTACTTACAGTATCAAAATAAAGATATTTTCCCTTTTACATGGGCTGACTACAGGGGGGGAGCTATTCGAGAAACTCAAGATAGCGAACAAGCTACATTGTTACAGAAAGATTTACAGCAGGCAGATGGTATTCTAATTTTTTGTGATTGTCAGGCTCTTGTACAAAGAGATAGCCGAAAAAACCAGATTGGTAGAATGACGGCACTGATTACAAATGCGTTAAAAAATATAGAACGCCCGATTGGACTTGCGGTTGTTTTGACTAAAGCAGATTTAGTTAATGAACTAAATGAAGATGACTTCAAAATCTTTGAAGGATTGTCGAAAGCTATAAAAGCCAGTACCTACATTGCAAGCATGATGATTCCTGTTGCATGTGGTCCAGAACCGATAAATGTTGAATTACCTTTACTGTTTGTGCTTTACATAGGGGTTTTTATCCAAGCAAATTATCTTACTAAAGAAATCAATGAACATAAGCAGATGGCAGAATACTATGAAAAACAAACTTATGGTTTTGGTGGTTTTGTACAGGAGTTATGGGATATTTTCCAAGGTAATACAACTTACAGAGAAATGTCTCAAGAGAGTCTAGAAAAAGCAACTACAAAGTACAAAGAATTAGAACCTTTGATTGAACCTGTGGAAGCATTGAAGAAGTATCTCTCTATTAGCGAGTAA
- a CDS encoding TRAFAC clade GTPase domain-containing protein: MRIIMLGHTGVGKTTYMASLYGSMQQSIEGFRLKASELEDHRRWVDVAEQIQQGKYPALTDQRQEYNFYLRYQGKNILNFAWADYRGGAIRETKESEQAKALLQDLKTADGIMLFCDCNALAQGDSRSNQIGRMTTLVSQALRELDRPMCLAIVLTKTDLVGDFQVDLLQSFNGLISAINASDFVLGALLPIACGNQLCNVPMPLLFVLHATVAFQAATIYAGVESHAERAKSYEAQSRGFVGVADWVISKISNQETYREMVAKEKRKVVEKQREFEKIIEPAMSLYNYVQKLPLIKPDFDLYDYARLLSEIQGGVIENSVSNSDIWII; the protein is encoded by the coding sequence ATGCGAATCATCATGCTCGGTCACACAGGAGTTGGCAAAACTACTTATATGGCATCGCTCTACGGGAGTATGCAACAAAGTATAGAAGGATTTAGATTGAAAGCATCTGAACTTGAAGACCATAGGCGATGGGTAGACGTTGCCGAACAAATTCAGCAGGGTAAATATCCAGCACTAACAGACCAGAGACAAGAATATAATTTCTATTTGCGTTACCAAGGCAAGAATATTTTGAATTTTGCTTGGGCTGACTACCGGGGTGGAGCAATTCGGGAAACTAAAGAAAGTGAGCAAGCAAAAGCTTTGCTTCAAGACTTGAAAACAGCAGACGGCATTATGCTGTTTTGCGATTGTAATGCTCTTGCCCAAGGCGATTCCCGCAGCAATCAAATCGGTAGGATGACAACACTTGTTAGTCAAGCATTACGAGAATTAGATCGTCCAATGTGTTTGGCTATTGTCCTCACTAAGACTGACTTGGTAGGAGATTTTCAGGTGGACTTACTGCAAAGTTTTAATGGTTTGATTTCAGCCATCAACGCCAGTGACTTTGTATTGGGTGCTTTGCTTCCCATAGCCTGCGGGAACCAGCTATGTAATGTACCCATGCCTTTGCTGTTCGTTCTTCACGCCACTGTTGCATTTCAAGCAGCAACGATCTATGCAGGGGTTGAGTCTCATGCAGAACGTGCCAAATCCTATGAAGCACAAAGCCGAGGGTTTGTAGGAGTAGCAGATTGGGTTATTTCCAAAATCAGTAACCAAGAAACTTATCGAGAAATGGTGGCTAAGGAGAAGAGAAAAGTTGTAGAGAAGCAGCGGGAATTTGAGAAAATTATCGAACCAGCAATGTCTTTATACAACTATGTCCAAAAATTACCCTTAATAAAACCTGACTTTGATTTATATGATTATGCAAGACTGCTCTCAGAAATTCAAGGTGGGGTTATCGAAAATTCTGTGAGCAATTCGGATATTTGGATTATTTAA
- a CDS encoding AAA family ATPase codes for MTVERVTAGLNLEAGDRFIILYGANTSDQFCTPELLLRDIEWVLHRYLKSQGYQRILFFDGHRKLYFLDRESRDRCLPRRASTNPLPPKNSEMMVKPGPLGRKKRLLPNRSEPVAPTPAVSVASPPQAPSLMRDITVIPYFHTAMVEMEQLSAIVFSYAEGLANFANQQELFGRIIEWSRLPANNRNRCIFIFHYENRNGLEEFCRRHRFTYLENLLLNREQAGQSLNICRLGAPIADEIEYLIHYFRLDKEKPVDWGTIQLLSRWIAAENRQLNYWYDCFAIAKEISLAEARKQKWLSGNVSSKPGLERLQKMIGLQSVKEVVKQRAEVLKVENIRQQQGLFTEPPRLHLVFKGNPGTGKTTVARLIGEIYRDLGLLRRGHVVEVARQDLVAGYLGQTAMKTDSVIDSAVDGVLFIDEAYNLNQGPNDSFGLETINTLLKRMEDDKHRLAVIIAGYPDRISEFINSNPGLERRFRKEVLFEDYKPEELMEIFHQQISQIQGVIAPQLETALINLFTRLYEERDDKFGNAGLVQNLFQSMDELRAQRIAQNNLDFLHEPLQLDDLPAKEREISQQGVKDKDNLQQLRQKLDNMIGLLNVKQRVNELINTERANQRLKAEGYDSFSTLETRHLLFLGNPGTGKTTVARIVGEIFKALGLLKKGHFVEVGYSDLVAEYVGQTAPKIKKVIESALDGVLFIDEAYSLAESSFGLEAIDTLVPMMENQRHRLVVILAGYSLEMENFLNANSGISSRINDQIEFPDYNGTELFRIFMELCTQNKIKCPDNVANKLRETFNRMYATRNRKFGNGREVRNFYERMVRQWKNRISREHLTGEAMLTFAISDIPSLN; via the coding sequence ATGACTGTCGAAAGAGTTACGGCAGGGTTGAATTTAGAAGCAGGCGATCGCTTCATCATTCTTTACGGCGCAAACACGAGCGACCAATTTTGCACGCCAGAGTTGCTGCTGCGTGATATTGAATGGGTGTTACATCGATACTTAAAATCCCAGGGATATCAGCGTATCCTCTTCTTTGATGGGCATCGCAAACTTTATTTTCTAGATCGGGAGTCTCGCGATCGCTGCTTACCTCGTCGCGCTTCTACAAATCCATTACCACCGAAAAACAGTGAAATGATGGTAAAACCAGGACCTTTGGGGCGCAAAAAAAGACTATTGCCAAATAGGTCTGAGCCTGTTGCTCCTACGCCTGCTGTTTCTGTCGCATCTCCTCCTCAAGCCCCTTCGCTGATGAGGGATATTACGGTTATTCCATATTTTCATACGGCGATGGTAGAAATGGAGCAACTGTCGGCGATTGTGTTTTCTTATGCTGAAGGTTTAGCCAACTTCGCTAACCAACAAGAATTATTTGGACGCATTATTGAATGGTCACGTTTACCAGCTAATAATCGCAATCGTTGTATCTTTATATTTCATTATGAAAATCGGAACGGTCTTGAAGAATTTTGCCGTCGCCATCGTTTTACATATCTTGAGAACTTACTGCTGAATCGAGAACAAGCAGGACAATCATTGAATATTTGCCGTTTGGGTGCGCCCATAGCAGATGAGATTGAGTATTTAATTCACTATTTTCGACTCGATAAAGAAAAACCTGTTGACTGGGGAACAATTCAACTTTTATCCCGATGGATTGCCGCAGAAAATCGCCAGTTGAATTACTGGTATGATTGCTTCGCTATAGCTAAGGAAATTTCTCTTGCAGAAGCGAGAAAACAGAAGTGGCTTTCAGGCAATGTCTCTTCCAAACCTGGTTTGGAGCGTCTCCAAAAAATGATAGGGTTACAGTCGGTAAAAGAAGTGGTTAAACAAAGAGCGGAGGTATTGAAAGTCGAGAATATACGTCAGCAGCAAGGACTGTTTACAGAACCTCCTCGTTTGCACCTGGTCTTTAAAGGTAATCCTGGAACGGGTAAAACTACAGTTGCTAGACTCATTGGCGAAATTTATCGAGATTTAGGATTACTGCGGCGGGGACACGTTGTTGAGGTTGCACGTCAAGATTTGGTGGCTGGGTATCTAGGACAAACTGCGATGAAAACAGATAGTGTTATCGACAGTGCTGTAGATGGGGTTCTCTTCATCGACGAAGCCTATAACCTCAACCAAGGACCGAATGACAGTTTTGGTTTAGAAACCATCAACACATTACTCAAGCGAATGGAAGATGACAAGCATCGCTTAGCCGTCATTATTGCAGGTTATCCTGACAGAATAAGTGAGTTTATCAACTCGAACCCTGGACTAGAGCGGCGTTTTCGTAAAGAAGTCTTGTTTGAGGACTATAAACCAGAAGAACTGATGGAAATATTTCATCAGCAAATCTCTCAGATACAAGGAGTAATTGCGCCTCAGCTAGAAACAGCGCTTATAAATTTGTTTACCCGACTTTATGAGGAACGAGATGACAAGTTTGGCAACGCAGGACTTGTGCAGAACCTTTTTCAATCAATGGATGAGCTACGAGCGCAACGTATCGCCCAGAATAATTTAGACTTCTTACACGAACCCCTTCAGTTAGATGATTTGCCAGCCAAGGAGCGAGAAATTAGCCAACAAGGAGTCAAAGACAAAGATAATCTACAGCAACTCCGGCAAAAACTGGATAACATGATTGGGTTGCTAAATGTAAAGCAGAGAGTCAATGAGTTAATTAATACCGAAAGAGCTAACCAACGCCTGAAAGCAGAAGGCTATGATTCATTTAGTACTTTAGAAACCAGACATTTGTTGTTTCTCGGCAATCCGGGTACAGGTAAAACAACTGTGGCTCGGATAGTTGGCGAAATATTTAAAGCTTTGGGGTTACTGAAGAAAGGGCATTTTGTGGAAGTGGGATATAGCGATCTTGTAGCAGAATATGTTGGACAAACCGCACCCAAAATCAAAAAAGTTATTGAATCTGCTCTAGATGGTGTTTTGTTTATTGATGAAGCATATTCCTTAGCTGAATCGAGTTTTGGTCTAGAAGCGATTGATACCTTAGTGCCGATGATGGAAAATCAGCGCCATCGTTTGGTAGTGATTCTCGCAGGCTATTCCCTGGAAATGGAGAATTTTCTCAACGCTAATTCTGGAATTTCCTCACGAATTAATGACCAGATTGAATTTCCCGACTATAACGGCACAGAGCTTTTTAGAATTTTCATGGAACTATGCACTCAGAATAAAATCAAGTGCCCGGACAACGTAGCTAATAAGTTGAGAGAGACTTTTAATAGAATGTATGCTACTCGAAACAGAAAATTCGGTAATGGGCGAGAAGTGCGAAATTTTTACGAAAGAATGGTTCGGCAGTGGAAGAATAGAATATCACGCGAGCATTTAACTGGAGAAGCAATGCTGACTTTTGCAATTAGTGATATTCCTAGTTTGAACTAA
- a CDS encoding 4Fe-4S single cluster domain-containing protein, whose amino-acid sequence MSLLNIAEICTATQTLGPGQRFAIWVQGCCFNCQNCISPDWIPMITGNLMEPKLLANMVLSTPNTEGITVSGGEPMLQAEALFELFTFLRQEQDISIICFTGFTLEQLRSKCDRNIEQVLNMIDVLIDGQYVSELNDNKGWRGSSNQVVHFLTSRYLSQANLFLERERNVEIHLRNEAALMIGIPPHNFQRAFEETIENLRGCL is encoded by the coding sequence ATGTCCCTCCTCAATATTGCAGAAATTTGTACTGCTACACAAACCCTTGGTCCTGGACAACGTTTTGCTATCTGGGTTCAAGGCTGCTGTTTTAACTGCCAGAACTGCATTTCTCCGGATTGGATACCCATGATTACAGGGAATTTGATGGAGCCAAAACTTTTAGCAAATATGGTGCTTTCTACGCCTAATACAGAGGGTATAACAGTTTCAGGAGGTGAACCAATGCTTCAAGCAGAGGCTCTCTTTGAGCTATTCACTTTCCTCAGACAAGAACAAGATATATCCATTATTTGTTTTACAGGTTTTACTTTAGAGCAACTTCGGTCAAAATGCGATCGCAATATTGAACAAGTCCTCAATATGATTGATGTGTTGATAGATGGGCAATATGTATCAGAGCTTAACGACAACAAGGGTTGGCGTGGCTCTTCAAACCAGGTAGTTCATTTTTTGACCTCTAGATATTTGTCGCAAGCCAATTTATTTCTTGAGCGTGAACGTAATGTAGAGATTCATTTACGCAATGAGGCGGCTTTAATGATTGGCATACCACCGCATAATTTTCAAAGAGCTTTCGAGGAAACAATTGAAAATCTTAGAGGGTGCTTATAA